From the Phycisphaerales bacterium AB-hyl4 genome, the window TGTGGGGCGAGGTTCGCGTTGATGGTCGTCCGCCCCAAGCGCAGACGCCAACGCTACAATCCCTGCCATGGCCCCACCGCTGCGAAGTTTCCGGTTTCACCCCGGTCGAAAGGTCGGCCGACGGTATGTCATCGAGTCGCTGCTCGGCCGGGGCAGCGAAGGTGAGGTCTACCAGATCCGCGAGCTGGACACCGGCATCCGCCGGGCCGCGAAGATCTACTTCCCCCATAGCGACCCCAAGCGCAAGCAGGCCATCCGCCACGCCCAGAAGCTTAATACGCTCCGTGCCTGCCCCGTTGTCCTGCAATACCACCACAGCGAGGTCGTCCGCGTGCGCGGCGACGAAGTTGTCGCCATGATCTCCGAACTCTGCGAGGGCCAACGCCTTCAGGACTGGATCGACGGCAAGCATCGCGGCCGACTCGCGCCTTACCTCGCGTTGCATGTGTTCTACAACCTTCTCCGCGGTCTGGAGGCGGTGCACGCCCTTGGCGAATATCACGCCGACGTACACACCGAGAACATCCTCATTCGGCCGCGCGGCGTCCGCTTCGAGCTCAAGCTCATCGACTTCTACGACTGGGGCAAGCCCGCCCGCTACAAGCAGCAGCAGGACCTCGTCGACGCGGTTCGCGTTTTCTATGACTGCCTCGGCGGACAGCGGTATTACGCCAAACAGCCCGCCGAGATCCGCCACATCTGCGTCGGCCTGCAACGCAAGCGCGTGCTCCAACGCTTCCCCACGATCACCGCCCTTCGCCGACACCTGGAAACCTTCGAGTGGACCCGGCTGTAGAAAGTTTACGTTCTTCGATTTTGCCACGAAGACACGAAGGGGATGAAGGAAAACGCGAAGGAAGGCAGGGGAAAAGGGAATATATTCATTCCCTTCCCGATTTCCTTCGTGGTTTCTTCGTGCCTTCGTGTCTTCGTGGCAAAACCGATTGAGCCTTACGCCCCCGCCGGTTTTCGGCTAAAATGACCGATTCATCCGCCAAAGGAGCGTGATACCGTGCCCGCCAGCAGTGCCCCCATCATGGCTGATATCGACCTCGACGCCGTCAACGCCGACCTCGCCGACGCCGCGCCCGAGCGCGTCATCGAGTGGGCCGGCCAGACCTTCGGCCAGGGGCTGGTCATGACCTCCAGCTTCGGCGCCCAGTCCGCCGTCATGCTCCACCTCGCCACGCGCGTGCTGCCCGACATTCCGGTGATCTTCATCGACACCGGCTACCTGTTCCCCGAGACCTACCAGTTCGCCCAGCAGCTGACGGAGCGTCTGAACCTCAACCTCCGCGTCTACCAGCCCCGCCTCACCGCTGCCCACCTCGAAGCCATCCACGGCAAGCTCTGGGAGCAAGGCGACGAGGGCATGAGCAAATACCTCCAGATCGCCAAGATCGAGCCCATGCAGCGGGCGCTGAAGGACCTGAACGTCACCGCCTGGGTCGCCGGGCTGCGACGCGGCCAGACCGCCCACCGCGCCTCGCTCCGCCATGTTGAGCAGCAGGACGGCCGACACAAGGTGCACCCGATTCTGACGTGGTCGACCAAGGACGTGCACGACTATCTGAAAAAGCACGATCTGCCGTATCACCCGCTGTACGAGAAGGGCTACGCCTCCATCGGCGACGTGCACTCGTCCGCCCCCATCACCGCCGACCAGCACGAACGTGCCGGCCGATTCAGCGGCCTGCGGCAAGAGTGCGGCCTGCACCTGCCCGGCTCGGCTGAAGAAAGCCAGAGCCGTGACTCGTCGGGGCTTTGAGCAATTCGTATTACGCCAAGTCGCCAAGACACCAAGACGCCAAGGAAGAAAAAACAGTTTTCCTTGTCAGATCCGTGGGCATCCCTGGTTGCGAATTCTTTTTTGCCTTTTTTCTTGGCGTCTTGGCGTCTTGGCGTCTTGGCGTTATTCCCTCTCCCGGCTGCTAAGATGACTGATCATGGACCTCTGGAGTCAGGAGCGTGAACGCAATCGGGCGGCGGCGGAGCCGTTGGCGGTGCGGATGCGCCCGCGATCGCTGGAAGAGTTCGCTGGGCAGGCGCACTTTCTCGGGCCGGGCAAGATGCTGCGGCGGATGCTTGAAGCCGACCGGCTGACGAGCGTGATCTTCTACGGTCCGCCGGGCACGGGGAAAACCACGCTCGCGGAGCTGATCGCCAACTACACCCAGCGGCGCTTCGAGCGGGCGAACGCGGCGGCGGTGGGGGTCAAGGATGTGCGGTTCATTCTTGACACGGCCCTGCGGCAGCTTGAAGCGGACGGGGTGCGGACGATTCTGTTTCTCGATGAGATTCACCGCTTCAACCGTGCCCAGCAGGATGTGCTGCTGCCGGACGTGGAGCGGGGGGTGATTACGCTGATCGGGGCGACGACGGAGAACCCGTTTTTCGCGATCAATTCGCCGTTGGTGAGTCGGTCGCAGATATTCCAGTTTCAGCCGTTGACCGAGGAGCAGATCATCTCGCTGCTTCGGCGGGCGATCGCCGACGAAGATCGCGGCTTCGGCAAGCTGGACATCGAGGTGACGGACGAGGCGTTGGGGCATTGGGCGACCATCTCGGATGGCGACGCCCGCCGGGCGCTGGCGGCGCTGGAGATCGCGGTGCTGTCCGGCGGAAGCGACGGCGCGGCTGGCAAGCCGACGGCGGCTGATCCCAACTCGAAACTCGAAACGCGGAACTCGAAACTCCGCATCGACCTCGAAGCGGCCGAGCAGTCCATCCAGCAGAAGGCGATCGTCTACGACGCGACGGGGGATGAGCATTACGACGCGATTTCCGCGTTTATCAAGTCGATGCGCGGCAGTGATCCGGACGCTGCGGTATACTGGCTTGCACGGATGCTCGAGGCGGGGGAAGACCCGCGGTTCATCGCCCGCCGTATCGCCATCCTCGCCAGCGAGGACGTCGGCAACGCCGACCCGCGAGCCATCCAGATCGCCGCCGCCGCCTACCAGATCACCGAGCGCATCGGCATGCCCGAATGCCAGCTCACGCTCGGCCAGGCCGCGATCTACATGGCCACCGCGCCGAAAAGTAATGCTTCCGCTTTGGCGATCTGGTCCGCCATGAGCGACGTAAAGAACGGGCGGACCGTCCCCGTGCCCAGGCATCTGCGCGACGGACATTACAAAGGCGCCAAACGCCTCGGCCACGGCGAAGGCTACGCCTCTGCACACGACACCGACACCGGCTTCGTCGACCAGGACTACCTCGGCGTCGACAAAACCTACTACCGGCCGACCGACCGCGGCTGGGAGCAACGCATCGGCGAGTACCTCCGCTGGATCAACCAGCAACGGGAAACCCCGCGCCCACCCCCGGCCTCCGGAAGTCCCCCGACCCTCGGAAAACGCTCGGAGCCGCCGGAAAGTGATGTTTCCGGACCGAGCATGCCGAAGATAGACGAATAGTCCTTATCAGGACCGCCGACGAATACCGTGCATCGGCGGGGCAGTCTCAGGCGAACGCCGGAAGCGGCTTACGCAAGTACGAACCACCAGCGGGAGAAGTGCAAGATGGCGCTGAGTTCACAATCATCACGCTCGGGTATGCGTCGCCACTACAGCAGCGGCGGCGGCCGACGGCGAAGCTCGCGCCGCTGGCTGGTTGTGTTCGCGGTCGTCCTGCTGGTCGGCGGCAGCTTCTGGCTGTTCCGCGGCGGCGGTGACGATGCCGACCTCGGCGAAACCGCCAGCCAGCCCATCGCCGACGCCGACGCCAGCCGCGACGCCGACGGCAACGCCGACCGCGAGCCCGCCGCTGTCAACGAGCAGCCGACCCGCAATGCGCCCGCGCCCAGCCTCGCCACCGCCGGCCGAACGCCGCGCATCGCCGACATGAACCCCGTCGCCGAGGTGCCCACCACCGCCACCCGCGAGCGGACCACTGAAGCCAGCCGCGAGCCGGAGACCCCGCGCAGCGCCAACGAGCAGCCACGGCAGGCCGAGCGACGAACCGAGCCGAATACCAGCAGCAACACGGCTACGCGTGAGCGGGCCACCGCGACCAACACCGGCACCCCCACCATCGAGTCGTCCGAGATCCGCCGGGGCATGGACATGATCGCGGATGGCGATTACATCGAGGGCCGACGCGTTCTCAGCGCCATCCTCTTCGACGACCGCCGTCGGCTTAGCCGCAGCGATGCCCGCGCCATCCGCGAAACGCTCGCCAGCGTCAACGACCGCCTCGTCTTCTCGCCCGAGGTCGCGTCCGGCGACCCGATCGCCGAGCAGTACAACGTCCAGTCCGGCGACCTGCTTGCCCGCATCGCCCGGCGGTACAAGCTCACCTACCCCTTCCTCGAACAGATCAACCGCATCGACGCCCGCCGACTCCAGGTTGGCCAGTCGATCAAGCTCATCCGTGGCCCGTTCCACGCCCGCGTCTCCAAGAGCGAGTTTCGCATGGACGTGTACGTCCAGCAGAGCGACGGCTCGCCGATCTACATCCGCAGCTTTGACGTTGGCCTCGGCGAAGATGACTCGACGCCCGAGGGCATGTGGGTCATCGAGCCCGGCCGTAAGGTCGTCAACCCCGACTGGCGTAACCCGCGGACGGGCGAATACTTCCGCGCGGACGACCCGAAAAACCCCATCGGCGACTTCTGGCTCGCCCTCGACGGCATCGACGGCAACACTGCCGACCGCCGCGGCTACGGCATCCACGGCACGATCGAGCCTGACTCCATCGGCCAGCAGGCCTCCATGGGCTGCATCCGCCTCCGCGACGGCGACATCGAACAGATCTTCCACATGCTCGTCGAAGGCGAAAGCACGGTGGAAGTGGTCCGCTAGCGCGGCCCTGCAGCTCATACGGATTTGGACATGAATTTCGGGCGTTATGGGCAATAGCCCTCCGCGGAAGCGGAGGGTTGCCGCCGTACGGAGCAAACCCCCCGCTTCCGCGGGGGGCTATTTCGAGACACAAGTTTCATATCTAATTCGTATTAACCCGAGCCCCCATGCCTTCCCACCTGCCCATCATGCTCAAGTTGAGCGGCCGACGCTGTGTGATCGTCGGCGGCGGGCCGGTCGCGCTTCGGCGGGCTCAGGCCATGCTCGATTGTGATGCCGACGTCACCGTCATTGCCCCGCAGATTGATGACGCCCTCGCTGCATTGCCCGACTTGATCGTGCATCAGCGTCCCTACGAGCCGGGCGACCTGGCCGATGCGGTGCTGGTGGTGGTGGCGACGGACGACCCGGCGGTGAACGATCGTGTCGCGCGTGACGCCGACGAGCGGGGCGTGCTCGTCAACCGGGCCGACGACCCCGCTGCGGGCGACGTGGCCATCCCCGCTCATGCCCATCACGGCCCGATCACGCTGGCGGTCTACACCGCCGGCCGCAGCGCCAGCGCCGCGGCGACGATCCGCCGATCGCTTTCGGACCAGCTCGACCCCGACTGGCCGCGACTGTTGGAGGCGGTCGGGCTGTATCGTGAGCAGATCCAGGCCCGGGTCGCCGACCCTGCGGAGAGACATGCCCGGCTGCGTCGCCTGACGGATGCCGATGCCATGGCTATCCTTAAGGCTCAGGGTGTGGACGCCCTGCACGCCCGCTGCCGGGCGATTGTCCAAAATTAGCCGTGAAGCGCAGCGGAGCGCGCTCTGTGTGGAACCACGGGTTACGAACCGCGCTCCGCTGCGCTTCGCGGCGAACTGACTGACGCGGCTAAATGACTCAATTGCCTCGGGCTTGCTATGACCGACACCGTTACCAGTATCGTGCTCGCGGTGCTGACGCTGCTGACTCTTGCAGCGTGGGGGCTGTCGTTGCGTCGGTTGTGGGGCGCGGATGAGCCCGGCCGACATGTTGTGGCTGGGCGGGCGCAGCAGGTGATTGTCGCGGGTGTTGGCGGCGTCACGGCCGGGCTGTTCGCCTATCGCTGGCTGGTGGTGCATGGGGCGTGGCAGCCGTTGACGGCTCATGTGGACGGCCTGATGCTGATCGCGGCGCTGTTCGCGGGGGTGATTGCCTTCCTCCAGACTCGGCCGAGGCTGTTCGGCCTCTCGGCGTTCGGCCTGCCGGTGCTGGCGGTCATCCTCGCCTGGGCGGTGTGCGCCGCGACGTGGACGTATCGCCCGTTCAACATTGACACGCTGCACCCCGTCTGGCGGGCGGTGCACCTGACCGGCGTGTATCTGGGCACGCTGGGCTCAGCGATCGCCGCCATCGCCGGGGCGATGTACCTCTACGTGCAAAGTCGACTCAAGCGCAAGCAGACGCCCGCGCAGTTCGGCCGACTTGCCAGCCTCGAAGCGTTGGAAAGCCTCATCATCCGCACCGCCACGCTCGGCTTCGCGCTGCTGACGCTGGGCCTCGTCGCGGGTGTGGTGATCCTTGTCGATGAGCCCGAAGCGCTGGGCAGCATCACGCGATACCTGCCCAAGCTCGTGCTGGCGACGCTGGCGTGGCTGAGTTACGCCGTGGTGATGAATGTTCGCTTCGCTGCAAGCTTCCGTGGTCGGCGGGCGGCCTGGCTCGCGATCGGCGGGCTGGTGCTGTTGCTGGCGGTGTATGGCGTGGTCAACGCGCTGCCACGGGGGGAAGGCGAGTCGGCCAGAGTTTCGAGTTTCGAGTTTCGAGTTCCGAGTTGCGAGCCATCGGCTTGCCAGGCGAGTAATGGCATGATCGGCCGGGCCGGTCCGTCCGCTCCCCTCCGGGATGTGGGCGGGCCAGGCATCAACTCGAAACTCGAAACTCGAAACTCGAAACCGTTGAAACCGGAGGTTTCAACATGCGTCTCCTGATGCTTGGCATCAATCATCGCACGGCCCCGGTGGCGTTGCGCGAAGCGCTGGCGCTCACGCCTGCGGAGCAGGCCACGCTGCTGACCGACCTGCGCCAGCAATACCCGCAGGCCGAGGCCGTCGTGCTTTGCACCTGCAACCGGGTCGAACTGTACGTCGCTCGGCCGACGCATGAACACCCGCGCGCCGACGACCTGCGACGCCTGTTGGCGGAGCATTGCGGCGTGGCGATCGAGCAGCTCGGCGAGCAGACCGTGATGCGGATGGAACAGGAACAGGCGGCGAAGCACTTGTTCCGCGTCGGCTGCGGGCTCGACTCGCTCGTGCTCGGCGAACCGCAAGTGCTCGGGCAGATCAAGCGGGCGTATGAGGCGGCTGTGGCGTCGCAGGCGGTCGGCCCCGTGCTGCATAAGCTGTTCCAGCACGCGATCGCGACCGCGAAACGCGTCCGCACCGCCAGCGGCATCGGCGAAGGCCGGGTCAGCGTCGGCTCGGTCGCGGTCGACTTCGCCCGCCAGGTGTTTGAAGACTTCACCGACAAGACGGTGGTGGGGCTGGGCGCGGGTGAGATGGCCAAAGCCACGCTTCGCCATCTGCTCAACCAGTCGCCGGGCAAGCTCTGGCTGACCAGCCGAACGCTTGCCAGTGCGCAGACGCTCGCCGCGTCGCTGCACCTGACTGCTGATCGTGGCGGGGCTCGGCCGTGGGAAGACCTGGACATGATGCTCACCGAGGCCGACGTGATCATCGCCTCGACCGGCTCGCGCGATCCGGTGCTGACGATGGATCGATTTCGCCCCGTGCTGAAGCGGCGGCGGCATCGGCCGTTGTTCATCATCGACATCGCTGTGCCGCGCGACATCGACTCGGCCATCGGCGAGCTGGATGACGTTTACCTATACAACATCGACGACCTCACCGCGGTGGTGGCGGAGAACGTCGAGCAGCGGCGCGAGCAGATCGACGCGTGCGAGGCCCAGCTTGTCGACGCGGTGTCGACCTGCATGGAGCAGCTTGAGCATCGCGACGTCGGCCGACTCATTCGCCAGCTGCGTCATCGCCTGCACGAGGTCGGCGAGGGCGAGCAGGAGCGGACCCGTCGCAAGTTCGCTGCGATCGTCGGCCCGGCCCAGAGCGAAGCGCTCGAAGCGTTGCTCGACGAGCACACTCGCCGACTGATCAACAAGATTCTGCACATGCCCTTGAGCCAGTTGCACGACCCCGAGCGCGAGGTGGCGATGGGCTTTTACGCCGCGGCGCTGCAACGGCTGTTCGACCTGGACGAGGAGGCTGCCCCGCCGGCGCAGGATGCCAAGACGCCTGACGGCTCAACGATCAACACGAAAGCTTGAGCATGCGAAACCGCTTGACGATTGGACTGCTGCTGGTCGTGATGTTGGCGTTTACCTTCGGTTGCAGCCTCAATCAGCCGACCGATCAGGTGGCCGACACGTTGGTGATCCCCGGCCACGCGCACAACGACTACTACCACCCCCGGCCGCTGAACGATGCGCTGGACCATGGTTTCATCAGCATCGAAGCAGACATTTTTCTGGTCGACGGCGAACTGCTGGTCGGGCACGATCCACACGAACTCACGCCGGAGCGCACGCTTCAGTCGCTGTACCTCGATCCCTTGCGCGAGCGGGCGCAGGCGTATGACGGGCGGATTTACCCGGACGGCTCGCAGGTGATCCTGTTGATTGACATCAAGTCGGATGGGGAAGAGATGTTCGAGCCGCTGAACGCGGTGCTGGCGGCGTACAGCGACATCATTGCGGCGTGGGAGCCGGAGGGGGATCATTCGGGCGAAACGGCGCCGGTGCTGGCGGTGCTGTCAGGCAATCGGCCGGTGGCGTCGATGCTGCGTGAGCGGCGTCTGCTCGGTCGGCTGGATGGTCGACTGGATGATCTGGACAGTGACTTGCCGGCGGCGTTCATGCCGTTGATCAGCGACCATTGGCGGCAGATCTCGTCGTGGCAGGGCGAAGGCGAGATGCCAGCCGAGGACCGCGCTCGACTGCACGAGGTCGTTCGCCAGGCCCATGCAGCCGGTCGGCGGGTGCGATTCTGGGCGACGCCCGAGAGCGAAGCCGTGTGGGAGCAACTGCTTGAGGCGGATGTCGACCTAATCAACACAGACGAACTGGGTCGGCTGCGACGGTTCCTGCTGAGCCGCGAACCTTGATCTGAGGCTCACGGCAATCGGCGGGTGATGCTTTGGCCCGTGGGTCTGGTATAATCACCGATTCGCCTTTTGTTGCCTCCCACCTGGACATACATGTGACTGTCACGCCTCAACAACCCGATTCGCCGGCCGTGCCCGATGTGCAGACGGTTTCGTTCGTCAGCCTCGGCTGTCCGAAGAACCTTGTCGACAGCGAGAAGATGCTCGGCCTGCTGGCGGAGGATGGCTTGCTGCCCGTGCCGCCGGACGAAGAGGCGGATGCGATCGTGATCAACACCTGCGGGTTCCTCGAAGCGTCCAAAGACGAGTCGATGGAGGAGATCGCCCGCGCTGCCGAGCTTAAGCGTGAAGGCAAGTTGAAGCGACTCATCGTCGCCGGGTGTCTCGTGCAGCGACATCGCGCGAAGATGCTCGAATGGTGCCCGGACATCGACGCGCTGATCGGCGTGTTCGACCGCGACCGCATTGTCGAAGCGGTGCGCGGTGTGCGACAGGCGGGCAAGGATGTGGGCGTCGACCTGCCGGTCTACTCCAGCATCGCCGCGAACGCGACGATCGCGAAGCAGGCCCGCCAGGTCGAAGCGGCCGGCTACTTCGAAGACGACTCGGCTCGGCTTCGGCTCACGCCGCGCCATTACGCTTACCTGCGCATGAGCGAAGGGTGCAACCAGAACTGCGCGTTCTGCACGATTCCGTCGATCCGTGGCAAGATGCGAAGCAAGCCGGTGGATCGCATTGTCGGCGAAGCCCGCGAACTGCTGGGCGATGGCGCGTTTGAGATCAACCTCATCGGCCAGGACACGACCAGCTATGGCAATGACATCGGTTACGGGGCCGGTCTTGTCGGCCTGCTCGAATCGCTCGACGCGGTCGCTCGCGAGCATGGCGGCGCGTGGATGCGGCTGATGTATGCGTACCCGTCGTGTTTCACTGACGAGATGATCGACGCGATCGCGAAGCTGCCGAACATCCTCAAGTACATCGACATGCCGTTGCAACATATCAACGACCGCGTGCTCGACCGGATGCGGCGGAAGACCAGCCGAGGGCTGATCGAAACGCTGTTGACGAAATTGCGCGATCGCGTGCCGGGCATCGCCATCCGCACGACGTTTATCACCGGCTTCCCCGGCGAGACGGAAGCGGAACATCAAGAGCTGGTCGAGTTTGTGCGGACGTTCGGCTTTGAGAACATGGGCGTGTTCCCGTTCTCGCCTGAGCCGGGCACGCCGGCGGCGCGTTTTTATCACGACGGCGAGGCGATTGACGACGAGACGATCGCGCGTCGGCAGGAAGAGTTGATGCTCGCGCAGCAGGAAGTCGTGTTCGCTCGCCACGCAAAGCTGGCGGAGGGGCAGACGGAGCTCGACGTGTTGATCGAGGGCGAGGCGGAGATGGAAGACGAGGCCGAAAGCGTGGAAGCGGGCACGTTGCATGCTGGCCGAAGCTATACGCAGGCGCCGCAGATCGATGGCGTGACGTATGTGCTCAGTCGCGAGGGGCTGACGCCTGGCGAGCTGGTGCGATGTCGGATTGTGGATCATGAAGATTACGATTTGATCGCGCGGCCGGTGTCGGACCTGGAGCGCAAGGTTGGCTTGCCGGTGGTGGGGTAGCGCTGCTCAGTCGGAAGGCGCTCCTACTTCCCTTCTTAAACCTAATCCTCATACCTAATCCCGGTTCGGGGATTTGAAGTAGGAACCTGGATTAGGAGCAGGAGTAGGAAGGGAACGCGAGCGTTTTGCGGCTGAACTTGCGAACGGTTTAATCACGTTATGTCCAAATGGATGATGCGCATCGCGATCCGCCTCGGGCTGGTGTTTGCCGGCTTTGTGGTGTTGTTCACCGTGCTCGCTGCGACGGGCAACCAGTCGCTGCGGCAGGAAGTGCGCCAGTGGCGGGCGGCAGGTCTGATCGACGATCATGATGCGCCGCACGAGGTTGGCGAAGCGTACGAGCGCTGGCAACGCGCGGTGGGGGCGCTGACGAACCAGCGCGTCATTGTTCGGCAGTTGCTCGAAGCGGACGAGCCCACGGCCGATCAGGCGGGCGAACGGTTGACGACGCTCGCACCGCTGCTGACGGCGGTGCACGGGGCGGCGTTTGCAGAAGGGCCGGTGACGCAGGCCGGGCCGGATCAGCCGCATCGGTGGGGCGAGCAACTGCGCGATCGGCTGCACGAGTCGCGCGACCTGGTCATGTTGCTCGAAGCCGAGGCGAAGCTGCACGCGATTCGCGGCGATCACGCGG encodes:
- the hemA gene encoding glutamyl-tRNA reductase; this encodes MRLLMLGINHRTAPVALREALALTPAEQATLLTDLRQQYPQAEAVVLCTCNRVELYVARPTHEHPRADDLRRLLAEHCGVAIEQLGEQTVMRMEQEQAAKHLFRVGCGLDSLVLGEPQVLGQIKRAYEAAVASQAVGPVLHKLFQHAIATAKRVRTASGIGEGRVSVGSVAVDFARQVFEDFTDKTVVGLGAGEMAKATLRHLLNQSPGKLWLTSRTLASAQTLAASLHLTADRGGARPWEDLDMMLTEADVIIASTGSRDPVLTMDRFRPVLKRRRHRPLFIIDIAVPRDIDSAIGELDDVYLYNIDDLTAVVAENVEQRREQIDACEAQLVDAVSTCMEQLEHRDVGRLIRQLRHRLHEVGEGEQERTRRKFAAIVGPAQSEALEALLDEHTRRLINKILHMPLSQLHDPEREVAMGFYAAALQRLFDLDEEAAPPAQDAKTPDGSTINTKA
- a CDS encoding replication-associated recombination protein A; translated protein: MDLWSQERERNRAAAEPLAVRMRPRSLEEFAGQAHFLGPGKMLRRMLEADRLTSVIFYGPPGTGKTTLAELIANYTQRRFERANAAAVGVKDVRFILDTALRQLEADGVRTILFLDEIHRFNRAQQDVLLPDVERGVITLIGATTENPFFAINSPLVSRSQIFQFQPLTEEQIISLLRRAIADEDRGFGKLDIEVTDEALGHWATISDGDARRALAALEIAVLSGGSDGAAGKPTAADPNSKLETRNSKLRIDLEAAEQSIQQKAIVYDATGDEHYDAISAFIKSMRGSDPDAAVYWLARMLEAGEDPRFIARRIAILASEDVGNADPRAIQIAAAAYQITERIGMPECQLTLGQAAIYMATAPKSNASALAIWSAMSDVKNGRTVPVPRHLRDGHYKGAKRLGHGEGYASAHDTDTGFVDQDYLGVDKTYYRPTDRGWEQRIGEYLRWINQQRETPRPPPASGSPPTLGKRSEPPESDVSGPSMPKIDE
- a CDS encoding protein kinase, encoding MAPPLRSFRFHPGRKVGRRYVIESLLGRGSEGEVYQIRELDTGIRRAAKIYFPHSDPKRKQAIRHAQKLNTLRACPVVLQYHHSEVVRVRGDEVVAMISELCEGQRLQDWIDGKHRGRLAPYLALHVFYNLLRGLEAVHALGEYHADVHTENILIRPRGVRFELKLIDFYDWGKPARYKQQQDLVDAVRVFYDCLGGQRYYAKQPAEIRHICVGLQRKRVLQRFPTITALRRHLETFEWTRL
- a CDS encoding bifunctional precorrin-2 dehydrogenase/sirohydrochlorin ferrochelatase; translated protein: MPSHLPIMLKLSGRRCVIVGGGPVALRRAQAMLDCDADVTVIAPQIDDALAALPDLIVHQRPYEPGDLADAVLVVVATDDPAVNDRVARDADERGVLVNRADDPAAGDVAIPAHAHHGPITLAVYTAGRSASAAATIRRSLSDQLDPDWPRLLEAVGLYREQIQARVADPAERHARLRRLTDADAMAILKAQGVDALHARCRAIVQN
- a CDS encoding phosphatidylinositol-specific phospholipase C/glycerophosphodiester phosphodiesterase family protein, producing MRNRLTIGLLLVVMLAFTFGCSLNQPTDQVADTLVIPGHAHNDYYHPRPLNDALDHGFISIEADIFLVDGELLVGHDPHELTPERTLQSLYLDPLRERAQAYDGRIYPDGSQVILLIDIKSDGEEMFEPLNAVLAAYSDIIAAWEPEGDHSGETAPVLAVLSGNRPVASMLRERRLLGRLDGRLDDLDSDLPAAFMPLISDHWRQISSWQGEGEMPAEDRARLHEVVRQAHAAGRRVRFWATPESEAVWEQLLEADVDLINTDELGRLRRFLLSREP
- a CDS encoding L,D-transpeptidase family protein, whose amino-acid sequence is MALSSQSSRSGMRRHYSSGGGRRRSSRRWLVVFAVVLLVGGSFWLFRGGGDDADLGETASQPIADADASRDADGNADREPAAVNEQPTRNAPAPSLATAGRTPRIADMNPVAEVPTTATRERTTEASREPETPRSANEQPRQAERRTEPNTSSNTATRERATATNTGTPTIESSEIRRGMDMIADGDYIEGRRVLSAILFDDRRRLSRSDARAIRETLASVNDRLVFSPEVASGDPIAEQYNVQSGDLLARIARRYKLTYPFLEQINRIDARRLQVGQSIKLIRGPFHARVSKSEFRMDVYVQQSDGSPIYIRSFDVGLGEDDSTPEGMWVIEPGRKVVNPDWRNPRTGEYFRADDPKNPIGDFWLALDGIDGNTADRRGYGIHGTIEPDSIGQQASMGCIRLRDGDIEQIFHMLVEGESTVEVVR
- the rimO gene encoding 30S ribosomal protein S12 methylthiotransferase RimO, producing the protein MTVTPQQPDSPAVPDVQTVSFVSLGCPKNLVDSEKMLGLLAEDGLLPVPPDEEADAIVINTCGFLEASKDESMEEIARAAELKREGKLKRLIVAGCLVQRHRAKMLEWCPDIDALIGVFDRDRIVEAVRGVRQAGKDVGVDLPVYSSIAANATIAKQARQVEAAGYFEDDSARLRLTPRHYAYLRMSEGCNQNCAFCTIPSIRGKMRSKPVDRIVGEARELLGDGAFEINLIGQDTTSYGNDIGYGAGLVGLLESLDAVAREHGGAWMRLMYAYPSCFTDEMIDAIAKLPNILKYIDMPLQHINDRVLDRMRRKTSRGLIETLLTKLRDRVPGIAIRTTFITGFPGETEAEHQELVEFVRTFGFENMGVFPFSPEPGTPAARFYHDGEAIDDETIARRQEELMLAQQEVVFARHAKLAEGQTELDVLIEGEAEMEDEAESVEAGTLHAGRSYTQAPQIDGVTYVLSREGLTPGELVRCRIVDHEDYDLIARPVSDLERKVGLPVVG
- the ccsA gene encoding cytochrome c biogenesis protein CcsA, translated to MTDTVTSIVLAVLTLLTLAAWGLSLRRLWGADEPGRHVVAGRAQQVIVAGVGGVTAGLFAYRWLVVHGAWQPLTAHVDGLMLIAALFAGVIAFLQTRPRLFGLSAFGLPVLAVILAWAVCAATWTYRPFNIDTLHPVWRAVHLTGVYLGTLGSAIAAIAGAMYLYVQSRLKRKQTPAQFGRLASLEALESLIIRTATLGFALLTLGLVAGVVILVDEPEALGSITRYLPKLVLATLAWLSYAVVMNVRFAASFRGRRAAWLAIGGLVLLLAVYGVVNALPRGEGESARVSSFEFRVPSCEPSACQASNGMIGRAGPSAPLRDVGGPGINSKLETRNSKPLKPEVSTCVS
- a CDS encoding phosphoadenylyl-sulfate reductase, translating into MADIDLDAVNADLADAAPERVIEWAGQTFGQGLVMTSSFGAQSAVMLHLATRVLPDIPVIFIDTGYLFPETYQFAQQLTERLNLNLRVYQPRLTAAHLEAIHGKLWEQGDEGMSKYLQIAKIEPMQRALKDLNVTAWVAGLRRGQTAHRASLRHVEQQDGRHKVHPILTWSTKDVHDYLKKHDLPYHPLYEKGYASIGDVHSSAPITADQHERAGRFSGLRQECGLHLPGSAEESQSRDSSGL